From one Cydia strobilella chromosome 24, ilCydStro3.1, whole genome shotgun sequence genomic stretch:
- the LOC134752255 gene encoding zinc finger protein OZF-like, giving the protein MEGIADGDLARVKQEPESVPDPDPDPDRVTVKEEQEFVDEDECVKEECTDSGSTAGCGVSEAAMLAGLYNEHEVKDELVLGPERPHRPTVGLVLREPGRLSSAAESGRRRSCTVRLERVLVDAARHCCRVGRRTYKLHAHAHAHAHTAEPAHIDLDRQQMSQKDRKPYKCNTCVYSSSRKGDLRNHQMIHTDEKPFKCRYCEYRCRCRRNLQRHEMTHSDNKPFKCSSCDYRSILKSHLRRHLMIHTGEKPFKCRYCEYRSGQRGTLQRHEMIHTGDVLFKCNDCEYKCTRKSALVIHLMIHTGEKPYKCRYCDYRCRRRDTLRTHEMIHTGDALFKCNDCEYKCTHKSALVIHLMIHTGEKPYKCRYCEHTSRRKQNLRAHEMIHTRDGPFKRP; this is encoded by the exons ATGGAGGGGATTGCGGACGGCGACCTGGCGCGCGTGAAACAGGAGCCCGAGTCGGTTCCTGATCCTGATCCTGATCCTGACCGCG TAACTGTTAAGGAGGAACAAGAATTCGTGGATGAAGATGAGTGTGTCAAGGAGGAGTGCACGGACTCGGGCAGCACTGCCGGGTGCGGCGTGAGCGAGGCAGCCATGCTGGCCGGCCTGTACAACGAGCATGAGGTGAAGGACGAGCTCGTGCTGGGGCCGGAGCGCCCGCACCGCCCCACAGTCGGCCTGGTACTGAGAG AACCTGGTCGCCTCTCCTCTGCTGCGGAGTCGGGCCGGCGCCGCTCGTGCACGGTCCGGCTGGAGCGCGTGCTCGTGGACGCGGCGCGGCACTGTTGCCGGGTCGGGCGCCGCACGTACAAGctgcacgcacacgcacacgcacacgcacacaccgCCGAGCCCGCACACATTGATTTAGATCGTCAACAAATGTCACAAAAGGATAGGAAACCTTATAAATGTAACACTTGTGTATACAGTAGTAGTAGGAAAGGAGATTTACGGAATCATCAGATGATACACACCGATGAAAAACCGTTCAAGTGTAGGTATTGCGAGTACAGGTGCCGTTGTAGACGAAACTTACAAAGGCACGAGATGACACACTCTGATAATAAACCATTTAAATGTAGCTCCTGCGATTATCGGAGCATTTTAAAATCTCATTTACGAAGGCACCTCATGATCCATACTGGTGAAAAGCCCTTCAAGTGTCGGTACTGTGAATACAGGAGCGGTCAAAGAGGAACCTTACAAAGACACGAGATGATACACACCGGTGATGTGCTGTTTAAATGTAACGACTGTGAGTACAAGTGTACGCGGAAATCAGCCTTAGTTATTCACCTGATGATTCACACTGGCGAGAAGCCTTACAAGTGTCGGTACTGTGACTACAGGTGCCGTCGTAGAGACACCTTACGAACTCACGAGATGATACACACCGGTGACGCGCTATTTAAATGTAACGACTGTGAGTACAAGTGTACACATAAATCAGCCTTAGTTATTCACCTGATGATTCACACTGGCGAGAAGCCTTACAAGTGTCGGTACTGTGAACACACGAGCCGTCGTAAACAAAACTTACGAGCTCATGAAATGATACACACTCGTGATGGAccttttaagaggccgtag